In the Zetaproteobacteria bacterium genome, one interval contains:
- the coaE gene encoding dephospho-CoA kinase translates to MLSRNGNRPLVAAVTGRIGSGKSTVSALLAGMGVPVLDLDAVGRALQQRPEIAAGIARAFGPEVVCDGVVDRAALAARCFADRAALRRLEALLHPLIWREAEGWIARQEGVCVVEASALRDRPHLVDVVVGVQAARPLRRRRVAARGGRAAEYFDAIDRLQRPPKADVVIDNNDGMDRLRQEVARLHGRLLRRARRHADRLSGPG, encoded by the coding sequence ATGCTGTCAAGAAACGGAAATCGTCCGCTTGTGGCGGCGGTCACCGGCCGGATCGGCAGCGGCAAGAGCACGGTTTCCGCCCTTCTCGCCGGAATGGGGGTGCCGGTGCTCGATCTCGATGCCGTCGGTCGCGCCTTGCAGCAACGGCCGGAGATCGCCGCCGGGATCGCCCGGGCGTTCGGTCCGGAGGTGGTGTGCGACGGCGTGGTCGATCGCGCGGCGTTGGCGGCGCGCTGTTTCGCCGATCGGGCGGCGTTGCGGCGGCTGGAGGCGCTGCTGCACCCCTTGATCTGGCGCGAGGCGGAGGGGTGGATCGCCCGGCAGGAGGGCGTCTGCGTGGTGGAGGCATCGGCGCTGCGCGATCGACCGCATCTGGTCGACGTGGTGGTCGGGGTGCAGGCCGCACGCCCCCTACGGCGACGGAGGGTGGCTGCGCGCGGCGGGCGGGCGGCGGAGTATTTCGACGCCATCGACCGGCTGCAACGACCACCGAAGGCCGATGTCGTCATCGACAACAACGACGGAATGGACCGGCTGCGGCAAGAAGTGGCGCGGTTGCACGGGCGGCTGCTCCGGCGGGCCCGCCGTCATGCCGACCGCCTCTCCGGGCCGGGATGA